One genomic window of Paenibacillus xylanilyticus includes the following:
- a CDS encoding metal ABC transporter ATP-binding protein, whose amino-acid sequence MQPTMAPLSVRDLAVAYHKKPVLSGVSFDIPEGQLIGILGPNGAGKSTLIKAVLGLVPKMHGEVRIFGQSYREQRRRIGYVPQRESVDWDFPTHALDVVMMGRYGHLGWFRRPGKKERDLAAHCLEQVGMGDYMHRQISQLSGGQQQRVFLARALVQDADLYFMDEPFAGVDATTEKAIISLLEQLKKQGKTVLVVHHDLATVEEYFDHVLLLNGRLVAGGPTSEVFVPDTLQETYGGRIAMIGSRTEKGQV is encoded by the coding sequence ATGCAGCCTACAATGGCCCCTCTTAGTGTTCGGGATCTGGCTGTAGCCTATCATAAAAAGCCAGTCCTCAGCGGGGTTTCCTTTGATATACCGGAAGGACAGCTCATCGGCATTCTCGGTCCAAACGGGGCCGGGAAGTCTACTCTAATCAAGGCTGTACTCGGACTGGTGCCGAAAATGCACGGTGAGGTGCGGATATTTGGTCAGTCCTACCGTGAGCAGCGGCGCCGGATCGGCTACGTTCCCCAGCGGGAATCAGTCGATTGGGATTTCCCAACCCATGCGCTGGATGTGGTGATGATGGGCAGGTACGGTCACCTGGGCTGGTTCCGTCGTCCAGGCAAGAAGGAGCGTGATCTGGCTGCACACTGCCTTGAGCAAGTGGGTATGGGAGACTATATGCATCGACAGATTAGCCAGCTGTCCGGCGGACAGCAGCAGCGGGTCTTTTTGGCTCGTGCACTGGTTCAGGATGCAGACCTGTATTTCATGGATGAACCGTTTGCAGGCGTGGATGCCACAACGGAAAAGGCCATCATTTCCCTTTTGGAACAGTTGAAAAAGCAAGGGAAGACGGTACTCGTAGTTCATCACGATCTTGCGACGGTGGAGGAATATTTTGACCATGTGCTGCTGCTCAATGGGCGACTGGTTGCCGGCGGACCGACAAGCGAAGTGTTTGTACCGGATACGCTGCAGGAAACTTACGGAGGACGGATTGCGATGATCGGAAGCCGGACGGAGAAGGGCCAGGTGTAA
- a CDS encoding metal ABC transporter solute-binding protein, Zn/Mn family, whose translation MTLSALVLIVVLTACSSTAESGSTEGKMQVTATTGMIADVAREIGGAYVDVTGLMGPGVDPHLYKASQGDIRKLEQAEVIFYNGLHLEGKMTDILEKMSKSKTVTAVTDGIPVEELHSGQETGGTEYDPHVWFDVSHWMHAAEAVRDTLVEADPDHAEAYQAQAEAYLAKLEELDNEVRTKIQEIPEASRVLVTAHDAFGYFGEAYGMKVMGLQGISTAAEYGAKDVSELRDYLVDNNIKAVFVESSVPAKAMEAIIAGAAEKGHTVSIGGELFSDAMGAEGTEEGTYIGMIRHNTETIVEALK comes from the coding sequence ATGACGCTATCAGCCCTTGTCTTGATTGTGGTTTTGACTGCGTGTTCCAGCACAGCTGAATCGGGAAGCACGGAAGGGAAGATGCAGGTTACAGCAACCACAGGCATGATTGCAGATGTAGCACGTGAGATCGGAGGGGCATACGTTGACGTTACCGGGCTAATGGGTCCAGGCGTAGACCCCCATCTGTACAAGGCTTCACAAGGGGATATCCGCAAGCTGGAGCAAGCTGAAGTCATTTTCTATAACGGGCTGCACCTGGAAGGGAAAATGACTGATATTTTGGAGAAGATGTCCAAGAGCAAAACAGTAACTGCTGTCACAGACGGCATCCCAGTAGAAGAATTGCATTCGGGTCAGGAGACCGGAGGTACGGAATATGATCCACATGTCTGGTTTGATGTGAGCCACTGGATGCATGCAGCAGAAGCTGTACGCGATACACTTGTGGAGGCAGATCCGGATCATGCTGAGGCATATCAGGCTCAAGCGGAAGCGTATTTGGCAAAGCTTGAAGAGCTGGATAACGAAGTGCGCACAAAAATTCAGGAGATCCCTGAAGCGAGCCGGGTACTTGTGACCGCACACGATGCTTTTGGGTATTTTGGTGAGGCCTACGGCATGAAAGTGATGGGACTTCAGGGTATCAGCACAGCAGCCGAATATGGTGCGAAGGATGTCAGTGAACTGCGGGATTACCTCGTGGATAACAATATTAAGGCGGTATTTGTGGAATCGAGTGTGCCGGCAAAAGCGATGGAGGCCATTATTGCCGGAGCCGCTGAAAAAGGCCATACGGTCAGCATTGGCGGGGAACTCTTCTCGGATGCCATGGGTGCTGAAGGAACAGAAGAAGGTACCTATATTGGCATGATCCGTCACAATACCGAGACGATTGTAGAGGCGTTGAAATAA
- a CDS encoding ATPase yields MNIEVIKEFVMQNWLVIVVALIILFFVLNVVKTVLKWAIAIIIIAALLIYSGISIDQIKQTVSDVQSSTMDTLKKEATNMMVKEASKATYAKGQDGQFTITSPNVEIKGTAGSNKVNVTLRGISLGEWNLDNETIRTFVEQARGNGTVPAS; encoded by the coding sequence ATGAACATAGAAGTGATCAAAGAGTTTGTGATGCAGAACTGGCTGGTGATCGTCGTTGCACTGATCATTTTGTTCTTTGTTCTGAATGTGGTCAAAACCGTATTGAAATGGGCGATTGCCATCATCATTATTGCGGCTCTGTTGATATACAGCGGCATCTCCATCGATCAGATTAAACAGACGGTTTCGGATGTGCAGTCCAGTACGATGGACACATTGAAAAAGGAAGCCACCAATATGATGGTGAAAGAAGCTTCCAAGGCCACCTACGCCAAAGGACAGGATGGGCAATTTACCATTACGAGTCCCAATGTGGAAATTAAGGGGACAGCTGGATCGAACAAGGTCAATGTGACCTTGCGCGGAATTTCACTTGGCGAATGGAATCTCGACAATGAAACGATACGGACGTTTGTCGAACAGGCCAGAGGAAATGGAACTGTACCAGCTTCTTAG
- a CDS encoding metal ABC transporter permease has translation MGNWIFSILSDPNTRWILLGCLLLGFSSGIIGSFTFLRRQSLMGDTLAHAALPGICIAFMLTETKSVGLFLFGALAAGIIATFGISWITRYSRIKQDAAMGIVLTVFFGIGVVMLTRIQHGASGSQSGLDKYLFGQAASMVMTDVYVMGGVCLVLLIACLVWFKEFKLVSFDPGFARGMGLPVAMLEQLILLLTVIAVVAGIQAVGVVLVAALLVTPAAAARCWTDSLALMVLLAGIFGALSGATGTIFSTLVPNLPTGPVTVLAATVLFAGSALLAPRRGLLARRLRSMQAKSAYLREERATLQTLSAQGTQQERGEL, from the coding sequence ATGGGGAACTGGATCTTTTCCATTCTGTCTGACCCCAACACACGCTGGATTTTGCTTGGCTGTTTGTTGCTCGGGTTCAGTAGTGGCATTATTGGTTCATTTACCTTTTTGCGCCGCCAGAGTTTGATGGGCGATACATTGGCACATGCGGCATTGCCAGGGATCTGTATTGCTTTTATGTTAACGGAAACCAAGTCCGTAGGTCTCTTTCTGTTTGGTGCACTCGCTGCAGGAATCATTGCGACCTTCGGGATATCCTGGATCACCCGGTATTCACGGATTAAGCAGGATGCAGCGATGGGGATTGTGCTGACGGTATTCTTCGGTATCGGTGTAGTCATGCTGACCCGCATCCAGCATGGGGCCAGCGGAAGTCAAAGTGGGCTAGATAAATATTTGTTTGGTCAGGCGGCCTCGATGGTGATGACGGATGTATACGTCATGGGCGGTGTCTGTCTCGTTTTGCTCATTGCCTGTCTGGTCTGGTTCAAGGAATTCAAGCTTGTGAGCTTTGATCCCGGATTCGCCCGGGGCATGGGGCTGCCTGTAGCCATGCTGGAACAGCTGATCTTGCTGCTGACAGTCATCGCAGTTGTAGCGGGAATTCAGGCGGTCGGAGTTGTTCTTGTTGCTGCCTTGCTTGTGACTCCTGCGGCAGCAGCGCGCTGCTGGACCGATTCACTTGCACTTATGGTGCTGCTCGCAGGCATATTTGGTGCTCTGAGTGGTGCCACGGGCACCATCTTCAGTACGCTCGTTCCTAATCTGCCGACAGGACCCGTGACGGTCCTCGCGGCTACGGTATTGTTTGCCGGCTCGGCGCTGCTTGCTCCGCGTCGGGGGTTACTGGCTCGCCGTTTGCGAAGCATGCAGGCCAAATCGGCTTATCTTCGAGAAGAGCGTGCTACGCTTCAGACACTTTCCGCCCAAGGAACACAGCAGGAACGGGGGGAGCTATAA
- a CDS encoding MFS transporter: MKTAIWLYLFLFLAVFDLHAQYPILTPFAISLGAAPTFIGWMMGIYSLTHLPGNLIAGTQIDKHGSRRYIVFSLLGAGIILLLQAHIHTPWQLLALRSISGFVLAFLSPACLALLAQLSTNPVTQGKYMSGHGVVHTLASVVSPAAGALIVGALGFSATFASLGYLLILSGMIAWLSMPKGLVDVQREKETVPPKPANLGGSTNTFIPVSWRYFALPLVIACAQGILFFELPLRGGGHSSMMSTGLLFSVISIGALLTLSMLFLNRYSPKLRLTAGVLLMSLCFFTLAAFPDIPLAAALFVLGMSKGITFPAMATLFIRLSGGSKLGRIFSLQSIATSIGSFIGPIAAGQLRVGVSPYFIAFILLMVGILLLPYFTSRREASLSSTDPNSVLG, encoded by the coding sequence GTGAAAACGGCCATCTGGCTCTATCTATTTTTGTTTCTTGCTGTTTTTGACCTGCACGCCCAATATCCCATCCTGACCCCCTTTGCCATCTCGCTCGGGGCTGCACCCACCTTCATCGGGTGGATGATGGGTATCTACTCCTTGACTCATCTTCCCGGCAATTTAATTGCCGGCACACAAATCGATAAACATGGCAGTCGGCGTTATATCGTGTTCAGTTTACTGGGGGCAGGCATTATTCTGCTGCTGCAAGCCCACATTCACACGCCATGGCAGCTGCTTGCACTTCGTTCCATCAGCGGCTTTGTGCTCGCTTTTCTGTCTCCGGCCTGTCTTGCCCTGCTTGCACAGCTGTCGACCAACCCGGTCACTCAGGGCAAGTATATGTCCGGACATGGTGTCGTACACACGCTGGCGTCTGTTGTATCTCCGGCTGCCGGAGCACTGATTGTTGGTGCTTTGGGGTTCTCTGCTACATTTGCGAGTCTTGGATACCTGCTCATTCTGTCAGGCATGATTGCCTGGTTGTCCATGCCGAAGGGGCTTGTCGATGTTCAGCGAGAGAAAGAAACCGTACCTCCCAAGCCTGCTAACCTCGGAGGAAGTACGAATACCTTCATACCTGTCTCCTGGCGTTATTTTGCATTGCCGCTGGTCATTGCGTGTGCACAGGGGATCCTGTTTTTTGAATTACCTCTCCGGGGCGGAGGACACTCGTCCATGATGTCTACGGGGCTATTGTTTTCGGTCATTAGTATCGGGGCACTGCTTACGCTCAGCATGCTTTTTCTTAATCGCTATTCGCCCAAGCTGCGTTTAACTGCTGGGGTCCTGCTAATGTCTCTCTGTTTCTTCACGCTGGCTGCCTTCCCGGACATCCCTCTGGCTGCTGCACTCTTTGTACTGGGCATGTCCAAAGGGATTACTTTTCCAGCCATGGCGACCCTGTTTATCCGTTTAAGCGGCGGAAGCAAGCTGGGACGTATTTTTTCACTACAATCCATTGCTACCTCCATCGGGTCCTTCATTGGTCCCATCGCCGCAGGTCAGCTGCGTGTAGGTGTCTCGCCGTATTTTATCGCGTTTATTCTATTAATGGTCGGCATTCTGCTCCTTCCTTACTTCACCAGCAGACGTGAGGCATCCCTGTCTTCAACAGATCCAAATAGCGTACTGGGATAG
- a CDS encoding transglutaminase domain-containing protein, with product MLQNWLDSLKEFNGITIMLLLIVAASLLQGWSRGASHSAGRLFGFLMDGIMAVIGILLSIGLTLWLAPYVQQWLSAHASAMPNRDLNRWEQMYYTLVTAIADFPLMRFAVLFVLSYGIIRMVLGLFSSLFFRRRYHSAEQESTPKGIISRFMGAIIGAVIGSARGMIVIAVLFMIVSLYPGSMFSRYVEASPIYMQGAKSVIEPLSGNLIKDKLPVFTQAVQKELGGILQRKYEVIDHNIPADIESAASEIVKGQTTDEAKARALYDWVGSRIQYDYGKVDDYEQKGIWHEQTPQNTFDTRKGVCIDYARLYAVMARSQGLDVKVVTGLGYNGQGGYGPHAWNEIYLSDSQSWIPLDPTWAVSGDWFNPPNFADTHLKDQTA from the coding sequence GTGTTGCAGAATTGGCTGGACAGCCTGAAGGAATTCAATGGCATCACGATCATGCTGTTATTGATTGTGGCAGCTTCATTGCTTCAGGGATGGTCCAGAGGCGCTTCGCATTCGGCAGGAAGACTATTTGGATTCCTGATGGATGGCATTATGGCGGTCATTGGCATTCTGCTGTCCATTGGTTTGACCCTTTGGCTGGCACCGTATGTGCAGCAGTGGTTGTCTGCGCATGCTTCAGCCATGCCGAATCGGGATCTGAACCGATGGGAGCAGATGTATTATACGTTGGTTACGGCGATTGCTGATTTTCCATTGATGCGGTTTGCCGTGTTGTTTGTGCTTAGCTATGGAATTATTCGTATGGTGCTTGGCTTGTTCTCTTCCCTTTTCTTCAGAAGGAGATATCATTCTGCAGAGCAAGAGAGTACTCCCAAGGGTATTATTAGCCGCTTCATGGGTGCAATCATAGGCGCGGTCATTGGATCTGCCCGCGGGATGATTGTCATCGCCGTTCTTTTCATGATTGTCAGCCTATATCCTGGAAGCATGTTTAGCCGATATGTAGAGGCTTCGCCGATCTACATGCAGGGAGCAAAGTCCGTTATTGAACCGTTATCCGGCAACCTGATCAAGGACAAGCTGCCAGTATTTACCCAAGCAGTTCAGAAGGAACTGGGCGGAATTTTGCAGCGGAAGTATGAGGTCATTGACCACAATATTCCTGCAGATATTGAATCTGCAGCCAGTGAAATTGTGAAAGGTCAAACGACGGATGAAGCGAAAGCACGGGCCTTGTATGATTGGGTTGGTTCCCGCATTCAATATGATTACGGGAAAGTGGATGATTATGAGCAAAAAGGCATATGGCATGAACAGACACCACAGAACACGTTTGATACGCGTAAAGGGGTATGCATTGATTACGCACGTCTTTATGCAGTCATGGCCCGTTCACAAGGTCTGGATGTTAAGGTCGTTACAGGACTTGGATACAACGGCCAGGGCGGATATGGCCCACATGCATGGAATGAAATTTATTTGAGTGATTCCCAGAGCTGGATTCCGCTTGATCCGACATGGGCGGTGAGCGGTGACTGGTTCAATCCTCCGAATTTTGCCGATACCCATCTGAAAGATCAGACAGCATAA
- a CDS encoding peptidoglycan D,D-transpeptidase FtsI family protein yields the protein MFNRWRSKKASDEDTAVNKPSAARINLFFFAAFVIFSILIFRLAFVQFVEGPELTYMETTRNTKDIPLAPVRGPIYDATGKVALAYSEPVQSLYVLLYEDYSNGSRQEEAQKLADDLAAVFKEFNPGDKEQPDAAEIMKRLDLDYQKTHGYTPRLVKSDLNTKEIAYFMEKKAEYPGAMVLEENVRKYDPDRVAVQVIGYTREFKGQQNNLDKYKEISKSLATERDPGLRYTQQEMVGVGGLEFQYQEELRGRSGYQSIDINARNLPEGTIMQTPPEKGYSIVSTINKEIQLAAQEAITDELRKLPKAITGYAVAMEVDTGNVVAMASMPDYDPNDWDYEKIKYVYRNGTIASFPPNDSKPRHAESVVLLGSVIKPLSVLIGLKEGLFTAGQTYHDQGYAILGKDGRQVRNSHSAYNGHITARRAIEKSSNAFMIDMVGKRLLNKYGSEKGIKVWDEYMKDFGLGVSTGVDLPGEYLGTLEYNEDHESALTRLAFASFGQQAKYTTLQLAQYTTMLANKGKRMEPHLVKEIRDAEGNVVKKIKPKVLNEVDFADAYWNEVHRGMVTKVSSFDGFPYDYARKTGTSEQGTGPNKKENGVFIAFAPRENPKLAIAVVVPEGGFGSVSASPIARKIFDAYDEVYGLDGTPKGKKGQEKDKE from the coding sequence ATGTTTAACCGATGGAGGAGCAAGAAAGCATCCGATGAAGACACAGCTGTCAACAAGCCGTCTGCAGCAAGAATCAACCTGTTCTTTTTCGCTGCATTTGTCATCTTCAGTATCCTTATTTTTCGATTAGCTTTTGTGCAGTTTGTCGAGGGACCTGAATTGACGTATATGGAAACGACACGTAATACAAAAGACATTCCGCTGGCACCTGTGCGTGGACCGATCTATGATGCCACGGGAAAAGTGGCGTTAGCATACTCTGAGCCTGTACAGTCTCTGTATGTATTGTTGTATGAAGATTATAGTAACGGTTCCCGGCAGGAAGAAGCTCAAAAACTGGCAGATGATCTTGCGGCAGTGTTCAAGGAGTTTAACCCTGGAGACAAGGAACAGCCGGATGCAGCAGAGATCATGAAACGCCTCGATCTGGATTACCAAAAGACACACGGGTACACACCAAGGTTGGTAAAATCCGATCTGAATACGAAAGAAATTGCTTATTTCATGGAGAAAAAGGCTGAATATCCAGGGGCTATGGTACTGGAGGAAAATGTAAGAAAGTATGACCCTGATCGGGTTGCTGTCCAGGTCATTGGCTACACTAGAGAGTTCAAGGGTCAACAAAATAACTTGGATAAGTATAAAGAAATTAGTAAGTCGCTGGCAACGGAAAGGGATCCGGGCCTTCGCTACACTCAGCAAGAAATGGTTGGAGTAGGAGGGCTGGAGTTTCAATATCAGGAGGAACTTCGTGGAAGAAGCGGCTATCAATCTATCGATATTAATGCTCGTAATCTTCCTGAAGGAACAATCATGCAGACTCCGCCTGAGAAAGGCTACAGCATCGTCTCCACAATCAATAAGGAAATTCAGCTAGCAGCTCAGGAAGCGATTACAGATGAACTGCGCAAGCTGCCCAAGGCCATTACGGGGTATGCAGTGGCGATGGAGGTAGATACCGGAAATGTGGTGGCCATGGCAAGCATGCCGGACTACGACCCGAATGATTGGGATTATGAGAAAATCAAATACGTGTACCGGAATGGGACAATCGCCTCTTTCCCACCGAATGATTCCAAGCCTAGGCATGCCGAATCCGTGGTATTGCTAGGTTCCGTCATCAAACCTCTTAGTGTGCTTATCGGCCTGAAAGAAGGCTTGTTTACAGCAGGGCAGACTTATCACGATCAGGGATATGCGATTCTGGGGAAAGACGGGCGGCAGGTGAGAAACTCCCACTCTGCTTATAATGGTCATATCACTGCAAGACGCGCCATTGAGAAGTCTTCCAATGCGTTTATGATTGATATGGTGGGCAAACGTTTGCTGAATAAATATGGCTCAGAAAAAGGAATCAAAGTTTGGGACGAATACATGAAAGACTTCGGCTTGGGTGTCTCTACAGGCGTGGATCTTCCGGGGGAGTACCTGGGTACGCTTGAATACAACGAGGATCATGAATCGGCCTTGACACGTCTGGCGTTTGCCTCGTTTGGTCAACAAGCGAAGTACACGACACTTCAGCTCGCACAATATACTACGATGCTTGCCAATAAGGGCAAACGGATGGAGCCTCATTTGGTGAAAGAAATCCGTGATGCAGAAGGCAATGTCGTTAAAAAAATTAAACCTAAAGTTTTAAACGAAGTGGATTTTGCGGATGCATACTGGAATGAAGTACACCGCGGCATGGTCACCAAAGTAAGCTCGTTTGACGGATTCCCTTACGACTATGCCCGTAAAACAGGTACGTCCGAGCAGGGAACAGGACCGAATAAAAAGGAGAACGGTGTGTTTATCGCATTTGCACCGCGTGAGAATCCAAAACTGGCCATCGCGGTTGTTGTACCGGAAGGTGGATTCGGGTCTGTTAGTGCGTCGCCGATTGCACGCAAAATCTTCGATGCATACGATGAGGTCTACGGTCTGGATGGGACGCCAAAAGGGAAAAAGGGTCAGGAGAAGGACAAAGAGTAA
- a CDS encoding peptidoglycan D,D-transpeptidase FtsI family protein: protein MNNHSKEKDELTDKRRFSYRMNVFFFASFVIFSVIIVRLAFLQFVEGPELSQEEASNITKDVPLAPVRGTIYDSTGEVKLAYSKPIQSLYLTLYKNYGDVNGQPSPNFPEAQDIATRLHDVFEQYKTKESESLTVDQIIEAMDLNSRKANGFMPRLIKSDLSEEEVAYFLQHKDEFTGIQIVEESVRYYDPDTVAVQTIGYLKKFKSSKTLNKYKEVDEANKTQTDPGLVYTENEFVGFDGLELQYQDVLRGKSGYNSVDVDLRNLPEGVAGSTPPEKGYDLITSINKNVQVKTEQAITDQLSWLHTHPVSGKLHPNAKTGFAVAMEVDTGKIVASASMPDYDTNVWKTGGISTEDYDKIKYIYQNGTIRGFPPDDSGKRAESVVLLGSTIKPLSVLIGLKEGFFTTNTVYPDRGSTTFGGDNRRVQNSSGHVYGLLTPHDAIRHSSNVFMIDEIGKKLYTTYGAKGVDVWDEYMEQFGLGVLTEVDLPNERPGLKEYKESSESSLTKLVYASFGQQGKYTTMQLAQYTTMLANKGKRMQPQLVNEIRDSEGNVVEKVKPKVLSTVDFNDAYWKEVQRGMATEVTAFSGFPYDFARKTGTSTQLVGGKLVDNGVFIAYAPRENPKLAVAVVIPEGGFGSNSAAPVARAIFDAYDEEFGLDGVPKKDKTEETDETAAQ from the coding sequence ATGAACAATCATTCAAAAGAGAAGGATGAACTTACCGACAAACGGCGCTTCAGTTACCGGATGAACGTATTTTTCTTCGCTTCCTTTGTTATTTTTAGCGTTATTATTGTACGGCTGGCGTTTCTGCAATTCGTGGAAGGGCCTGAGCTCAGTCAGGAAGAGGCCAGTAACATAACCAAGGATGTGCCGCTCGCTCCGGTGAGAGGAACAATCTATGATTCAACTGGTGAGGTGAAACTCGCGTATTCCAAACCGATTCAGTCTCTATACCTGACGCTCTATAAAAACTATGGTGATGTAAACGGACAACCAAGTCCAAACTTCCCGGAAGCTCAGGATATTGCGACAAGGCTGCATGATGTATTCGAACAATACAAAACCAAGGAGTCGGAGTCTCTTACTGTAGATCAGATCATTGAAGCAATGGACCTGAATTCCCGCAAGGCGAATGGTTTCATGCCTCGACTTATCAAGAGCGATCTGTCGGAGGAAGAAGTGGCTTATTTCCTTCAGCATAAGGATGAATTCACGGGAATTCAGATAGTTGAAGAAAGTGTGCGTTATTATGATCCGGACACCGTGGCTGTTCAGACCATCGGATATTTGAAAAAATTCAAAAGTTCCAAAACGTTGAACAAATACAAAGAGGTTGATGAAGCCAACAAAACACAAACGGATCCTGGGCTGGTATATACGGAAAATGAGTTTGTTGGATTTGATGGACTTGAATTGCAATATCAAGATGTCCTGCGCGGTAAAAGCGGTTATAACTCTGTCGACGTGGATTTACGGAATTTGCCTGAAGGTGTGGCAGGCTCCACTCCACCTGAGAAGGGTTATGACCTGATTACGAGCATCAACAAAAACGTGCAGGTGAAGACAGAGCAGGCGATCACAGATCAACTGAGCTGGCTGCATACGCACCCAGTTTCCGGCAAGCTGCATCCTAATGCCAAGACAGGTTTTGCGGTAGCGATGGAAGTGGATACAGGGAAAATTGTTGCTTCTGCCAGTATGCCTGACTATGACACGAACGTATGGAAAACCGGTGGTATCAGCACTGAAGATTACGATAAAATCAAATATATTTACCAGAATGGTACGATTCGTGGCTTCCCGCCAGATGACTCCGGTAAACGGGCAGAATCCGTTGTATTGCTTGGTTCCACGATCAAACCTCTGAGTGTATTGATCGGTCTAAAGGAAGGTTTCTTTACTACTAATACCGTATATCCAGACAGGGGTTCTACAACTTTCGGTGGGGATAACCGCAGAGTACAGAACTCTTCCGGTCACGTATACGGTCTGTTGACTCCACATGATGCGATTCGTCATTCCTCAAACGTGTTTATGATTGATGAAATCGGTAAGAAGTTATACACGACGTATGGTGCAAAGGGCGTTGATGTATGGGATGAATACATGGAGCAATTCGGCCTTGGTGTACTTACAGAGGTAGATTTGCCTAATGAGCGGCCCGGTCTCAAAGAATACAAGGAAAGCTCCGAGAGTTCCTTGACCAAGTTGGTATATGCCTCCTTTGGTCAGCAAGGGAAATATACAACGATGCAGTTAGCACAGTACACTACAATGCTGGCCAACAAGGGTAAACGGATGCAGCCGCAATTGGTAAATGAGATCCGAGATTCCGAGGGTAATGTTGTTGAGAAAGTGAAACCAAAAGTGCTAAGTACGGTCGATTTCAATGACGCTTATTGGAAAGAGGTACAACGAGGCATGGCTACGGAGGTTACGGCATTTAGCGGCTTCCCTTATGATTTTGCGAGAAAAACAGGAACATCGACGCAGCTAGTCGGCGGGAAATTGGTCGACAACGGGGTATTTATCGCTTATGCGCCGCGGGAAAATCCAAAACTGGCTGTAGCCGTGGTTATCCCTGAAGGGGGCTTCGGTTCCAACAGTGCGGCTCCAGTTGCACGTGCGATCTTCGATGCGTATGACGAGGAGTTCGGCTTGGACGGTGTTCCGAAGAAAGATAAAACGGAAGAAACAGATGAAACAGCAGCGCAGTAA
- a CDS encoding SCO family protein: MLKKYKWTWMLLGLALIMAVYLMWGTVFASKEKLPEIREIQSFSMENVDGTTVSLDDTKGKVRLFYFYFTSCPDVCPITTFTLSQVQDLLKEDGTFGKDASFVSISFDPEVDTKEKIKEFADRFHADYDGWYFLRGDMDKTKQLAKDSFQILIEGESKDDFAHMNMIGLVDQNNQLRKVYNAFNTEDVEPAVIAEDIRNLINE; the protein is encoded by the coding sequence ATGCTGAAAAAGTACAAATGGACCTGGATGCTGCTGGGTCTCGCACTGATTATGGCAGTATACCTTATGTGGGGCACCGTCTTTGCCAGCAAGGAGAAATTACCCGAGATTCGGGAGATCCAATCCTTCTCCATGGAAAATGTGGATGGGACAACCGTTTCGCTCGATGATACCAAAGGCAAGGTGCGGCTGTTCTATTTTTATTTCACCAGTTGTCCTGATGTATGCCCAATTACGACGTTTACGTTGTCCCAGGTGCAGGATTTGTTGAAGGAAGATGGCACATTCGGCAAGGATGCTTCCTTTGTTTCGATTTCATTTGATCCGGAAGTCGATACCAAGGAGAAAATTAAGGAATTCGCGGACCGTTTCCACGCGGATTATGACGGGTGGTATTTCCTACGAGGGGATATGGACAAAACAAAGCAACTCGCCAAGGATTCATTTCAGATTCTGATTGAAGGCGAGAGCAAGGATGATTTTGCTCATATGAACATGATCGGTCTCGTCGATCAGAACAATCAGCTGCGCAAGGTGTATAACGCATTTAATACAGAAGATGTTGAGCCTGCAGTCATCGCAGAGGATATCCGCAATCTGATCAATGAATAA
- a CDS encoding toprim domain-containing protein, whose protein sequence is MPIHVIVEGKNDRSKLKRLVGPEINILCTFGTLNSLKLESLRKQVGYDEVYLFMDNDSSGKKIRGVLRDAFPDAVQMYTRRGYAGVEGTPDEYIIAQLEKAGLEEYIQYPEYPSF, encoded by the coding sequence ATGCCTATTCATGTCATTGTGGAAGGTAAGAATGATCGCAGCAAGCTGAAACGTCTCGTTGGACCGGAAATCAACATTTTATGTACATTCGGCACTCTGAATTCGCTCAAGCTGGAGTCCCTGCGCAAACAGGTTGGTTACGATGAAGTATATCTGTTTATGGATAATGACAGTTCAGGCAAAAAAATCAGAGGTGTGCTGCGGGACGCCTTCCCAGATGCAGTGCAGATGTATACCAGACGTGGTTATGCGGGTGTGGAAGGAACCCCTGATGAATACATCATTGCCCAGTTGGAGAAGGCCGGATTGGAAGAGTATATTCAATACCCCGAGTACCCGTCATTCTAA